Proteins from a genomic interval of Sphingobacterium sp. SYP-B4668:
- a CDS encoding AGE family epimerase/isomerase produces MNFKKLSEQYKTELLENVLPFWLEKSLDREHGGYFTCLDREGKVFDTDKFIWLQAREVYMFSSLYNKIEKNQAWLDAADHGAAFLLERGHDGNFNWYFSLDVEGNPLTEPYNIFSYTFATIAFGQLNLATGNQLYADVAMKTFDIIRSKVDNPKGKWNKAVPGSRALKNFALPMILCNLALEIEHLLPKSLLDQLIEDCLHEVLEVFYRPELGGIIIENVCLDGELSDTFDGRVVNPGHAIEAMWFIMDLGVRLQREDLIQKAVNITLNMLEYGWDKKYGGIFYFMDRSGHPPQQLEWDQKLWWVHMETLISLIKGYQLTGSQECLVWFEKVHNYTWAHFKDVEYPEWYGYLNRQGEVLLSLKGGKWKGCFHVPRALYQCWRTLEDIAQKDLIVHVV; encoded by the coding sequence ATGAATTTTAAGAAACTTAGTGAACAGTACAAAACGGAACTGTTGGAGAACGTATTGCCCTTTTGGTTGGAAAAATCATTGGATAGAGAGCATGGCGGATACTTTACTTGTCTAGATCGGGAGGGAAAAGTTTTTGACACGGACAAATTTATATGGCTACAGGCACGAGAAGTATATATGTTTTCATCCCTGTACAATAAGATCGAAAAGAACCAAGCGTGGTTGGATGCTGCTGATCATGGCGCTGCTTTCTTATTGGAACGTGGGCATGATGGAAACTTTAACTGGTACTTTTCATTGGATGTTGAAGGAAATCCCCTGACCGAACCTTATAACATTTTTTCCTACACATTTGCAACAATAGCTTTTGGACAGTTGAATTTAGCTACCGGCAATCAGCTTTATGCAGATGTGGCCATGAAGACATTTGACATCATCCGCTCGAAGGTGGATAACCCCAAAGGCAAGTGGAATAAAGCGGTTCCTGGTAGTAGGGCGCTGAAGAATTTTGCGCTGCCTATGATTCTTTGTAATCTGGCATTAGAGATTGAGCATTTACTTCCAAAATCATTATTAGATCAACTTATTGAGGATTGTTTACATGAGGTGTTGGAAGTGTTTTATAGGCCGGAGTTGGGTGGGATTATCATCGAAAATGTGTGTTTGGATGGAGAATTGTCAGACACTTTTGACGGACGTGTGGTCAACCCTGGACATGCTATCGAAGCGATGTGGTTCATTATGGATCTAGGTGTACGTTTGCAACGCGAAGACCTCATTCAAAAAGCAGTGAATATCACCCTTAATATGTTGGAATACGGATGGGATAAAAAATATGGAGGTATATTCTATTTTATGGATAGGTCAGGACATCCACCTCAACAGTTGGAGTGGGATCAAAAGCTATGGTGGGTTCATATGGAAACCTTGATTTCTTTGATAAAAGGCTATCAATTGACTGGATCGCAAGAGTGTTTGGTATGGTTTGAGAAAGTTCATAACTATACTTGGGCCCATTTCAAAGACGTCGAATATCCAGAGTGGTATGGTTATTTGAACCGTCAAGGAGAGGTCTTGCTGTCCCTAAAAGGGGGTAAATGGAAGGGTTGCTTCCACGTACCACGTGCCTTGTATCAATGTTGGAGGACATTGGAAGACATCGCACAAAAGGACTTGATTGTTCATGTTGTTTAG
- a CDS encoding calcineurin-like phosphoesterase family protein, with translation MKRLTILCWFVSLFSVVVSYAQSVSRSVQGRVTTTNGGALANISVTDGRTIVLTDKNGNYRLTTAPGAKHVYITIPGGYRIPIRDYAPCFYLELNDAAFTRSYDFQLEPTLPDDRHAMIVVGDPQVYTHQDVEACRPFIQDMQKYISSHLEGYPVHGMVTGDMVGDKPELFVPLKEVFSDIQIPFFYAKGNHDIQFGTRSNIQADLAFQKYFGPNYYAFNRGKIHYVVLDNVFYLGRAQEYISYLPEEQLAWLEQDLKQVSPGSTVVLMLHIPTTNKAFRKSEGQQVLKNSAFLYDLLQPYQVHIISGHTHLQDHHRPAPHIWEHTQSSISGIFWQGPDCADGTPPGYMVYMADGNQLSWKYKALGLEDHVQSRVYAVGDNPERPDDLTVLIWNYDPTWTVSWYEDDVYRGAMQNYIGRDPQTTKEIIKNKKTYSYDWIWTTETDHLFFARPQRSGSKLTVEIRDGFGNISKEYVQ, from the coding sequence ATGAAAAGATTGACCATATTATGCTGGTTTGTTTCGCTTTTTTCTGTGGTCGTATCCTATGCCCAATCCGTATCCAGGAGTGTCCAAGGTCGAGTGACGACTACAAATGGAGGTGCCTTGGCAAACATATCCGTAACTGACGGACGGACTATCGTACTTACTGACAAAAATGGAAATTATCGATTGACTACAGCGCCAGGTGCAAAGCATGTATATATCACTATTCCTGGAGGCTACAGAATACCTATAAGAGATTATGCGCCTTGTTTTTACCTGGAGTTGAATGATGCAGCATTTACCAGATCTTATGATTTTCAATTGGAGCCGACGCTACCGGATGATCGCCATGCCATGATTGTTGTCGGCGATCCACAGGTGTACACGCATCAGGATGTGGAGGCTTGTCGGCCATTTATCCAAGACATGCAGAAGTACATATCTTCTCATTTAGAAGGATATCCTGTCCATGGTATGGTTACGGGCGATATGGTTGGAGATAAACCTGAGCTTTTCGTCCCCTTAAAGGAGGTCTTTTCAGACATACAAATTCCTTTTTTCTACGCCAAAGGCAATCATGATATCCAATTCGGGACACGATCCAATATTCAAGCTGATTTGGCCTTTCAAAAGTATTTTGGTCCTAATTATTATGCGTTTAATAGAGGAAAGATTCACTACGTAGTGCTGGATAATGTTTTTTATCTAGGGCGAGCACAAGAGTATATCAGTTATTTACCAGAAGAGCAATTGGCGTGGTTGGAACAGGACTTGAAGCAGGTGTCACCGGGAAGTACGGTTGTGCTGATGCTACATATTCCTACAACTAACAAAGCATTTCGAAAATCAGAAGGGCAACAGGTTTTAAAAAATTCCGCTTTTCTATATGACCTATTGCAGCCGTACCAAGTGCATATCATCTCTGGACACACTCATTTACAAGACCATCATCGACCTGCTCCACATATCTGGGAACATACACAGAGTTCTATTTCCGGTATTTTTTGGCAGGGGCCGGATTGCGCGGATGGTACGCCTCCCGGATATATGGTATATATGGCAGATGGAAATCAGTTATCCTGGAAATACAAAGCTTTAGGCCTTGAAGACCATGTACAGTCCCGAGTATATGCTGTAGGGGATAATCCAGAGCGGCCAGATGATTTAACCGTGCTGATTTGGAATTATGACCCTACTTGGACGGTATCTTGGTACGAAGACGATGTGTATAGAGGTGCCATGCAGAATTACATTGGGCGCGACCCACAGACGACGAAAGAGATTATTAAAAATAAGAAAACCTACAGCTACGATTGGATTTGGACGACAGAGACAGATCATCTTTTTTTCGCCCGTCCGCAGCGGAGTGGTAGTAAGCTGACTGTAGAGATACGTGATGGTTTCGGCAATATATCTAAAGAATATGTACAATAA
- a CDS encoding glycerophosphodiester phosphodiesterase family protein: MYNKVKYNIYIFSLWMLLASISCVKAQGVASGIVSLNSYVIPLDQPGVAIGKIIKPEVIKGNRVKLSADTSGLFRISKDGIISLRKGTMVNTESGPHAYGITLKIASAYYHIELVRNEFIRNKVIAHRGAWRQAGVMQNSIRSFLHAANLGCEGSEFDVWLTKDKEVVLSHDPHIGGLSVEESTAKDLYASTLSGGDPVPRLIEFIQVAKQQNKTKMILEIKSSPTGRSLELTDSVLSIVHRLKAQGYISYISFDYEVLKRIRQLDPSAETAYLYGNKTVDELKRDGISGLDYDFYQYGNDPMLVEKAKRLELSTNVWTVNEAGALRKFLHSGVDLITTDEPEILLQLIQDEKSKIHEQYEELEFIMANPVGSNPIVDLGKRGNFTDADTSYYHYE; the protein is encoded by the coding sequence ATGTACAATAAAGTAAAATACAACATTTACATCTTTAGCCTATGGATGCTATTGGCTTCTATAAGCTGTGTTAAAGCCCAAGGCGTGGCATCCGGCATCGTATCATTGAACAGTTATGTTATTCCGCTTGATCAACCGGGGGTGGCGATTGGAAAAATTATCAAGCCTGAAGTTATTAAAGGGAATCGGGTCAAGCTAAGCGCTGATACCTCGGGTTTGTTTCGGATATCGAAAGATGGCATCATTAGCTTACGCAAAGGTACGATGGTGAACACGGAGAGTGGTCCCCACGCGTATGGAATAACTTTGAAAATAGCGTCTGCATATTACCATATCGAACTTGTTAGAAATGAATTTATTCGCAATAAAGTGATAGCCCATCGTGGGGCTTGGCGTCAAGCTGGTGTCATGCAAAATTCTATTCGCTCATTTTTGCATGCTGCTAACCTAGGCTGCGAAGGGTCTGAATTCGATGTATGGTTGACTAAAGACAAGGAGGTTGTTTTGTCCCATGACCCACATATCGGTGGATTATCCGTCGAAGAGTCGACGGCTAAAGATTTGTATGCATCTACGTTATCTGGCGGAGATCCTGTTCCTAGGTTGATCGAGTTCATTCAAGTGGCCAAACAACAGAACAAAACCAAAATGATTTTGGAAATCAAGTCGTCACCTACGGGACGTAGTCTAGAATTGACTGATTCTGTCCTATCCATTGTACATCGGTTGAAGGCGCAGGGTTATATCTCATACATCAGTTTTGATTATGAGGTTCTCAAACGGATTCGTCAACTTGATCCATCGGCAGAGACGGCCTACCTCTACGGGAATAAAACTGTGGATGAGTTGAAACGTGACGGTATCTCTGGTTTGGATTATGATTTCTATCAATACGGTAATGACCCTATGCTAGTGGAAAAAGCAAAACGTTTGGAACTTTCAACTAATGTTTGGACAGTGAATGAGGCGGGGGCCTTACGGAAATTCTTACATAGTGGAGTCGATTTAATTACTACTGACGAACCAGAAATCCTCCTTCAGTTAATACAAGACGAAAAAAGTAAAATACATGAGCAATATGAAGAACTTGAATTTATTATGGCTAATCCTGTTGGTAGCAATCCCATCGTTGACTTGGGCAAAAGAGGGAATTTCACTGACGCTGATACCTCCTACTACCATTACGAATAA
- a CDS encoding DUF4434 domain-containing protein encodes MKNLNLLWLILLVAIPSLTWAKEGISLTLIPPTTITNKVDLDIRAGLKNEENRFKKIELSIYHQTENPKNLLHYSKKEIAPGGSFEVKHVLPTTNLVGKNTIVLVVKDGGKTYRESKEIDVISSDIRSTRLIDGAWAGIYHWSETEGKHWNADIKKMTDDQWREMVRGMHKLKMDIVVIQEVFRNEEYVGKHQTTVENYKGQAFYPSKLYEGRMPIAANDPIEAILSEADRLNMHVFLGVGMFAWFDFTSESLEWHKKVAQELWDKYGHHRSFYGFYVSEESGGNLDNWEQTEGKRIQRKKEIVDFFREFKAYCNSIAPAKPVMLATNSMQVPTGLDTYPGLLQNLDILCPFGFARMPEGDLTGKESADLLQSLCDTAGAHLWFDLETFLFNEDQSLYPRPMDEIIRDLNLFQNFEKILCYQFPGVFNDPKMSIRVGEKRTLDLFKDYQEYLQKITAKTLPHSLHRK; translated from the coding sequence ATGAAGAACTTGAATTTATTATGGCTAATCCTGTTGGTAGCAATCCCATCGTTGACTTGGGCAAAAGAGGGAATTTCACTGACGCTGATACCTCCTACTACCATTACGAATAAAGTAGATCTCGATATTCGAGCTGGACTTAAAAATGAAGAAAATAGATTTAAAAAAATTGAATTGTCAATTTACCACCAAACGGAGAATCCCAAAAATCTGTTACACTACTCCAAAAAGGAGATTGCTCCTGGGGGGAGTTTCGAGGTAAAGCATGTGCTGCCTACGACCAATTTAGTTGGTAAAAATACGATTGTTTTAGTAGTAAAGGATGGTGGAAAGACCTACCGCGAGAGCAAGGAGATTGACGTGATTTCATCTGATATACGGTCGACTCGATTGATTGATGGGGCTTGGGCCGGCATTTACCATTGGAGTGAAACCGAGGGAAAACATTGGAATGCAGACATCAAGAAGATGACCGATGACCAATGGCGGGAAATGGTGCGAGGTATGCACAAATTGAAAATGGATATTGTCGTCATACAAGAAGTCTTTCGTAATGAAGAATATGTTGGCAAACATCAAACAACTGTAGAAAACTATAAAGGTCAAGCATTTTATCCTTCTAAACTTTATGAGGGTAGAATGCCGATTGCTGCCAATGACCCTATTGAAGCCATCTTGTCGGAAGCAGATCGGTTGAATATGCATGTTTTTTTAGGTGTGGGCATGTTTGCTTGGTTTGATTTCACAAGTGAATCTCTGGAATGGCATAAAAAAGTAGCGCAGGAATTGTGGGATAAATATGGACATCACCGATCGTTCTATGGATTTTATGTATCCGAGGAGAGTGGCGGCAATCTTGATAATTGGGAACAGACAGAAGGTAAACGTATACAACGGAAGAAAGAAATTGTCGATTTCTTTAGAGAATTTAAAGCGTATTGCAACAGTATAGCCCCCGCAAAACCCGTTATGCTCGCAACTAACAGTATGCAGGTACCTACGGGATTGGATACTTACCCTGGACTTTTACAAAATCTAGATATTCTTTGTCCTTTTGGATTTGCTCGTATGCCAGAAGGTGACTTGACTGGCAAGGAGTCCGCTGACTTGCTACAGTCGCTGTGTGATACGGCAGGTGCTCACCTATGGTTTGATTTGGAAACTTTCTTGTTTAACGAAGATCAGTCCCTTTACCCCCGTCCGATGGATGAGATTATACGAGATTTGAATTTATTTCAAAATTTCGAAAAGATACTCTGCTATCAATTCCCGGGGGTGTTTAATGATCCCAAGATGTCCATCCGAGTAGGAGAAAAGCGGACATTGGATCTTTTTAAAGACTATCAGGAGTACCTACAAAAAATAACCGCAAAAACGTTGCCTCATAGCCTTCATAGGAAGTAA
- a CDS encoding SusC/RagA family TonB-linked outer membrane protein, with product MKTLKKMQERGRKRFRYALLSKSLLLFCVVSFVLTAAHAQQSRIEGVVRRALDRQPLDGVTIRSTNQKVNAFSNSNGRFSLLAEGSSVRLSFTTIGYVSKDTVVKVGAGPIEILMNQDNSQLDEVIVVGYGQMKKASVTGAIAQVSGEELKQAPTANLSSMLQGRLPGLVTRQTSGQPGSDGASLTVRGYNTLTNNNPLVIVDGIEREFPQINPDEVESISILKDASAAIYGVRGANGVIMVTTKRGKAQKPTITYNGSYALSTNTSFPEFLNGRDYAYYYNKAQELDGVAEASRRFTTAEIDRITNGDPEGVYGNTNWFDLLFKNSAPTLTNNLTLNGGSDRYRYFVSAGAYNQDGIIDRTSYDRYNGRINFDADVLDNLKLTLNVAYRDDVRKEPGLSAGLGNSYASIFAQAMMSYPYLPAYNANGVPVGSLNPGNGNQNPIAARDLSGENSTRSNRLQTNLSLTYQVPGVSGLSLKVNGGYDKGYSMKKSYLLPYQLDVYNNSTKQYALGWARHANAGVASLNQWFSDSWQKTIQPSISYANKFGDHTVNALLLYEYMRTDNSGLSGGRRGYPITDIMDLTFGDEVIDDLVKGGHSMFSRAGYSFRFNYDYADKYLLEVLGRYDGSPLLPGETRWDIFPAVSAGWRISNEPFFRDNVSFVDNLKLRASVGKLGNDLIKKYQYLRVMEPSVNPVVLIGNTPSKSLNIYAVPNFDVRWETTMTYNGGVEASLWNGLLGVEADVFYRVTKDILQGQSGLRPPSFGEYFPEVVNSGIVDSRGFELILTHRKQINDFSYNVRGNLSFARSKVIETTEDANVPDHLRRTGKPVGLKYGFVADGFFQSQEEIDHSALFGPTRPGEIRLKDLNGDGRITWDQDWTVIGKGDLPEMMFGLNFSASYKGFDASAFFQGAALSDVALSGLYTNSGVHDNTFYTMPFYQDGNSPKYLVEKAWTPENPNATYPRLSTQSAQSGGKFSSFWIKDGSYLRLKAAQIGYTLPKSWLNQANIQQLRLHISGSNLFTWSNLDYLDPEMPSVNQGYYPQQRIYEFGLSLTF from the coding sequence ATGAAGACATTAAAAAAAATGCAAGAAAGAGGGAGAAAGCGGTTTCGATATGCTTTGCTGTCGAAGAGCTTGCTTCTGTTTTGCGTCGTCTCCTTCGTGCTTACCGCTGCTCATGCCCAACAATCTCGAATTGAGGGGGTGGTTCGTAGGGCCCTAGACCGCCAACCTCTTGATGGTGTTACCATCCGTTCTACCAACCAGAAAGTGAATGCTTTCAGTAATTCCAATGGGCGTTTCTCCTTGCTTGCAGAAGGTTCGAGCGTTCGTCTCTCTTTTACGACCATTGGCTATGTGTCGAAAGATACGGTGGTCAAAGTAGGCGCAGGACCCATCGAAATCTTGATGAATCAGGATAATAGCCAATTGGATGAGGTAATCGTGGTGGGCTATGGCCAAATGAAGAAAGCTAGCGTGACCGGCGCGATCGCACAAGTTAGCGGAGAGGAGCTTAAACAAGCCCCTACTGCAAATTTATCATCGATGTTGCAAGGTCGCTTGCCAGGATTGGTAACCCGTCAAACGAGCGGGCAGCCAGGATCTGATGGGGCATCTTTAACGGTGCGTGGCTACAACACGTTGACTAATAACAATCCCTTGGTTATTGTTGATGGCATCGAGCGAGAATTTCCACAAATCAATCCGGATGAGGTGGAGAGTATCTCCATATTGAAGGATGCATCAGCAGCCATTTACGGCGTGCGTGGAGCAAATGGGGTAATCATGGTCACTACCAAACGAGGTAAGGCGCAGAAACCAACTATCACGTACAATGGCTCCTATGCGTTGAGTACCAATACTTCCTTTCCCGAATTTTTAAATGGAAGGGACTATGCTTATTACTACAATAAAGCCCAAGAACTTGATGGGGTGGCTGAGGCTTCCAGACGATTTACCACCGCAGAAATCGATCGCATCACCAACGGCGATCCAGAAGGGGTATATGGTAATACAAATTGGTTCGATTTGTTGTTTAAAAACAGTGCACCTACCCTCACCAATAATTTGACGCTAAACGGTGGAAGCGATCGTTATCGCTATTTTGTATCTGCAGGAGCTTATAACCAAGATGGTATTATCGATCGTACTTCTTATGATCGCTATAACGGTCGGATTAATTTTGATGCAGATGTCTTGGATAATTTGAAACTGACATTAAACGTGGCTTATCGGGATGATGTCCGTAAAGAACCTGGATTATCTGCTGGCTTAGGCAATAGTTATGCGTCTATCTTCGCTCAGGCCATGATGTCTTATCCCTATTTGCCGGCTTACAATGCCAACGGTGTGCCGGTAGGAAGTCTAAACCCCGGTAATGGCAATCAGAACCCGATAGCAGCCCGAGATTTATCTGGTGAGAATTCGACCCGTTCCAATCGCTTGCAAACCAATTTATCCTTAACGTATCAGGTGCCCGGTGTATCGGGATTGAGTCTCAAGGTCAATGGCGGCTATGACAAAGGATACAGTATGAAGAAAAGCTATTTACTGCCGTATCAACTGGATGTGTATAACAATTCTACGAAGCAGTATGCATTGGGTTGGGCGCGCCATGCCAATGCTGGGGTAGCAAGCTTGAATCAGTGGTTTTCTGATTCTTGGCAAAAAACTATCCAACCATCTATCAGTTATGCCAACAAATTTGGAGATCATACGGTCAATGCATTACTTCTCTATGAGTATATGCGTACAGACAATAGCGGTCTTTCGGGAGGACGCCGAGGATATCCCATTACCGACATCATGGATCTGACTTTTGGCGATGAGGTTATCGATGATTTGGTAAAGGGGGGACATAGTATGTTTAGTCGGGCCGGATACTCATTTCGTTTCAACTACGACTATGCTGATAAATATCTTTTAGAAGTATTGGGTCGCTACGATGGTTCACCTCTGTTACCAGGAGAGACACGTTGGGATATCTTCCCTGCAGTATCGGCAGGTTGGCGTATTTCCAATGAACCCTTCTTCCGAGATAATGTGAGTTTTGTCGATAATCTGAAGTTGAGGGCGTCTGTAGGTAAATTAGGAAATGATCTCATAAAAAAATATCAGTATTTAAGAGTGATGGAACCGAGTGTTAATCCAGTAGTGTTGATTGGAAATACCCCGTCGAAGTCACTGAATATCTATGCTGTTCCCAATTTTGACGTGCGCTGGGAAACGACCATGACCTATAATGGAGGTGTGGAAGCCAGTCTGTGGAATGGCCTATTAGGAGTAGAGGCGGATGTTTTTTATCGGGTGACCAAAGATATCTTGCAAGGACAGTCTGGGCTTAGACCGCCATCATTCGGCGAGTATTTTCCAGAAGTAGTTAACTCAGGAATCGTAGATAGTCGAGGTTTTGAGCTTATCTTGACGCATCGGAAGCAAATCAATGACTTTAGTTACAATGTCCGAGGTAACCTGAGCTTCGCCCGCAGTAAGGTGATTGAGACTACCGAAGATGCAAACGTGCCCGATCATCTACGTCGTACAGGTAAGCCAGTCGGGCTTAAATATGGCTTCGTAGCCGATGGTTTTTTTCAAAGTCAGGAAGAGATCGATCATAGTGCCCTTTTTGGCCCTACCCGCCCCGGCGAAATCCGATTAAAGGATCTCAATGGCGATGGACGCATTACGTGGGATCAGGATTGGACAGTTATTGGTAAAGGAGATTTACCAGAAATGATGTTTGGCCTGAATTTCAGTGCAAGCTATAAAGGTTTTGATGCCAGTGCTTTCTTTCAAGGGGCTGCTCTTTCAGATGTTGCACTATCTGGATTATATACCAACTCCGGTGTACACGACAATACATTTTACACCATGCCCTTCTATCAAGACGGCAATTCGCCCAAATATTTGGTCGAGAAAGCCTGGACTCCTGAAAATCCCAATGCTACTTATCCACGCTTGAGTACACAATCTGCGCAGAGTGGGGGCAAATTTTCGTCCTTTTGGATCAAAGATGGTTCTTATCTTCGTTTAAAAGCAGCTCAAATTGGATATACCTTACCAAAATCTTGGTTGAACCAAGCCAACATACAGCAGCTTAGGCTTCACATCTCGGGTAGCAATCTTTTCACTTGGAGTAATTTGGATTATTTGGATCCGGAGATGCCAAGTGTCAATCAGGGATATTATCCACAACAGCGTATTTACGAATTTGGTCTATCCTTGACGTTTTAA
- a CDS encoding RagB/SusD family nutrient uptake outer membrane protein has product MKFKHIFWTLSMATVITVSSCTIEPELTDVFSEKVAWNSEANVELSLNKFYPLIGQTYYSAHVNQDAYADLLKKNTPNDEVNLLILGSSSITPGANALDNWAWSYLWIRHCNEFLDGLHTKGTGLPSEFYQRAEGEVLFFRAYVYFELAKRYGASVILYDGLSDDIGKSVSTPEQVWDFIAADLDKAAAQLPATVPATKRGKVTKGAALGLKARAMLYAKRWKASSDAVVALQALNLYDLYPDYAKLFNQRRSEGTDNKESVLEFGFLTPNFTYSFDYFFGPPLDGGYAQISPTDNLVREYQMADGSNFSWSNPTHAANPYEGREPRFYASILYNGAPWKGRTMETFEGSKDGYAVGGGTTSTGYYMRKLFDEKLTDLGRGELTFYFMRYAEVLLIQAEALAEQGQLVLGVEALNKVRRRAGFTTDLAATNKNHLLDLIRHERMVELAFEGHRYWDLRRWGLATTLLNGTHVEGVKITKAAEGKFNYQLVDADNGRTRVYPEKYNRFPIPIAEIQRNPNIQQFDEWK; this is encoded by the coding sequence ATGAAATTCAAACATATATTTTGGACTCTTTCGATGGCGACCGTCATTACAGTGAGTAGCTGTACAATCGAGCCTGAATTGACAGATGTCTTTTCCGAAAAAGTTGCTTGGAACAGTGAAGCCAATGTGGAATTATCATTGAATAAATTCTACCCATTAATTGGGCAGACCTACTATTCTGCTCATGTCAATCAAGATGCCTATGCCGATTTGCTCAAGAAAAATACGCCCAATGACGAAGTCAATCTACTCATATTAGGGTCTTCTTCCATCACTCCGGGAGCCAATGCGCTCGATAATTGGGCATGGAGTTATTTATGGATTCGTCATTGTAACGAATTTTTGGACGGATTACATACAAAAGGGACCGGTCTTCCTTCGGAATTCTACCAGCGGGCCGAAGGCGAGGTGCTATTTTTCAGAGCCTATGTATACTTTGAGTTGGCCAAGCGATACGGCGCTAGTGTCATCTTATACGACGGCTTGAGCGATGATATTGGCAAATCCGTGAGTACTCCCGAGCAAGTCTGGGATTTTATAGCTGCTGATTTGGACAAAGCCGCAGCACAGTTGCCGGCTACCGTTCCCGCTACAAAGCGAGGAAAGGTGACCAAAGGGGCTGCATTAGGACTTAAAGCTAGGGCGATGTTATATGCCAAGCGTTGGAAGGCATCCTCTGACGCAGTGGTTGCTTTGCAGGCATTAAATCTGTATGATTTATATCCCGACTATGCGAAATTATTTAATCAGCGTCGTAGCGAAGGTACGGATAATAAGGAAAGCGTGCTGGAGTTTGGGTTTTTGACGCCTAATTTTACCTATTCATTTGACTACTTCTTCGGGCCACCATTGGATGGGGGATATGCGCAGATCAGCCCGACTGATAATTTGGTGAGGGAATACCAAATGGCAGATGGGTCTAATTTCAGTTGGAGTAATCCGACCCATGCCGCCAATCCCTACGAAGGAAGAGAGCCTCGTTTTTATGCCTCCATTTTATATAATGGGGCACCTTGGAAGGGACGGACAATGGAAACTTTCGAAGGGTCAAAAGACGGGTATGCTGTAGGTGGTGGTACCACGTCCACAGGCTATTATATGCGCAAACTATTTGATGAGAAGCTAACCGATCTGGGACGGGGAGAGTTGACATTTTATTTTATGCGCTATGCTGAGGTGTTGTTGATCCAGGCGGAGGCTCTTGCTGAACAAGGACAGCTTGTATTAGGTGTCGAGGCTTTGAACAAGGTGCGACGTCGGGCTGGCTTTACGACTGACCTAGCTGCCACGAATAAGAACCATTTATTGGATTTGATTCGTCATGAGCGTATGGTTGAGTTGGCTTTTGAAGGGCATCGTTATTGGGATTTGAGACGCTGGGGACTTGCTACGACTTTGCTCAATGGAACACATGTTGAAGGGGTCAAGATTACGAAAGCGGCGGAAGGTAAATTTAATTATCAATTGGTTGATGCGGATAACGGACGGACACGAGTGTATCCTGAAAAATATAATCGTTTCCCAATTCCTATCGCTGAGATTCAGCGCAATCCGAATATTCAACAATTTGACGAGTGGAAGTAA